The following coding sequences are from one Rhinoraja longicauda isolate Sanriku21f chromosome 7, sRhiLon1.1, whole genome shotgun sequence window:
- the amer2 gene encoding LOW QUALITY PROTEIN: APC membrane recruitment protein 2 (The sequence of the model RefSeq protein was modified relative to this genomic sequence to represent the inferred CDS: inserted 1 base in 1 codon) yields the protein MELNSSSTEAASGENEHQAAATVCRXKKDKNKIVAVMDLHCECNEISASEQQSGKISRTAFKLFGRRKSGGTMPNIFSLKNKGDGKSSLKMGLVRSKTHDGIADMGLEVSKKEDSLSNYQLDSDSSTKIVSSMSFAAASCGPIAKSHSFFSLLKRNSKLENCKGESMCSNSDPMKERSCSRQKKGLKGLFSSMRWHRKDKISREEKAGQQEIADFLTLPGSLTASLECVKEEPQKSTPESESAGMDVKLTCEIQSDNESVATEDVEQAAKRTSLPELHQYVENVAIDSHSMDYPSNGKALEQLEDNRDENTLGARQDVQEEGASETGSASCHLAESATAGPDNNDPPAEQSIDRICIMFSDVTSLKSFDSLTGCGDIIVDQEDDGNACESGAAAEKGKGGGRKSTIVLSYQGGGEEMASPDEVNDEYLQEFWDPPPPVTEAGLVASDQTQQFASGTATCLNEAGDSMLVKQLQLNDISISKNDDEKPISAKCDQQESVPNSDEGYWDSTTPGHEDESGKTLATRASIPRDGHSGDGLYDLLTDPGESLTSIVSDEEICSVAEPKTLSPKAVSNIPTISKDRNISAIPRHKTTFTVRQGEVNHILGPQTVQQLLGCEPVRTKIPIAKTSIPRPTHKVITGSTAKVSSNKGGMKK from the exons ATGGAGTTAAATTCGAGCAGCACTGAGGCTGCAAGTGGGGAAAACGAGCATCAGGCAGCTGCAACGGTCTGCA AAAAAAAAGACAAGAACAAGATCGTGGCAGTCATGGACTTGCATTGTGAATGTAATGAAATCTCGGCTTCTGAACAGCAGTCTGGCAAGATAAGTAGGACGGCATTTAAATTGTTTgggagaaggaaatcaggaggcacAATGCCTAATATCTTCAGCCTGAAAAACAAAGGGGATGGGAAGAGCTCTCTGAAAATGGGGCTTGTCCGGAGCAAAACGCACGATGGAATTGCTGATATGGGATTGGAAGTGAGCAAGAAGGAAGACTCTCTCAGCAACTATCAATTGGATAGTGATTCCAGCACAAAAATAGTCAGTAGTATGAGCTTTGCCGCTGCTAGTTGTGGACCCATTGCCAAGTCTCACAGTTTCTTTTCGTTGCTGAAAAGGAATAGTAAATTAGAAAATTGCAAGGGGGAGTCAATGTGTTCAAACTCTGACCCGATGAAAGAGAGGAGTTGCAGCAGACAAAAGAAAGGACTGAAAGGATTGTTCAGCAGCATGAGATGGCACAGAAAGGACAAAATCAGTCGAGAGGAAAAGGCTGGGCAGCAGGAAATCGCTGACTTTCTAACATTGCCCGGGTCTCTGACCGCAAGCTTGGAATGTGTTAAAGAAGAGCCACAAAAATCTACCCCAGAATCTGAAAGTGCTGGAATGGACGTTAAGCTCACCTGTGAAATACAGAGTGATAATGAGAGTGTTGCCACTGAGGATGTTGAACAAGCAGCGAAGAGGACATCTCTTCCCGAATTACATCAGTATGTGGAGAATGTTGCCATCGATAGCCATTCAATGGACTATCCTTCCAATGGCAAAGCATTGGAACAGTTAGAGGACAATCGGGATGAAAATACACTTGGTGCGAGGCAGGATGTACAAGAAGAAGGTGCTTCTGAGACCGGATCTGCTTCTTGCCACCTTGCTGAAAGTGCAACCGCTGGCCCAGACAATAATGATCCGCCCGCAGAACAATCAATTGATCGGATTTGCATCATGTTTTCTGACGTCACGTCCTTGAAGAGCTTTGATTCACTCACGGGATGCGGGGATATTATCGTTGACCAGGAGGACGATGGAAATGCATgtgagagtggagcagcggcagagAAGGGCAAGGGTGGTGGAAGGAAAAGCACAATTGTACTGAGCTaccaaggaggaggggaggaaatgGCGAGTCCTGACGAAGTCAATGATGAATACCTGCAGGAATTCTGGGACCCGCCGCCGCCAGTGACCGAGGCTGGACTGGTTGCAAGTGACCAAACACAACAGTTTGCTTCAGGGACTGCAACTTGCCTTAATGAGGCAGGAGACAGTATGTTAGTGAAACAGCTTCAGTTGAATGACATTTCGATAAGTAAGAATGATGATGAAAAACCAATCAGTGCAAAATGCGACCAACAAGAAAGTGTTCCAAATAGCGATGAAGGATACTGGGACTCCACAACACCCGGGCATGAAGATGAAAGTGGGAAAACTCTTGCTACCAGGGCAAGCATTCCAAGAGACGGTCACAGTGGAGATGGCCTGTATGATCTACTTACGGATCCAGGAGAAAGCCTCACAAGTATTGTCTCAGATGAAGAAATATGTTCTGTTGCAGAACCTAAAACACTGTCTCCAAAAGCTGTGTCGAACATTCCAACAATCTCCAAGGATAGGAATATATCTGCCATCCCCAGGCACAAGACCACTTTTACTGTACGTCAAGGGGAAGTGAACCACATTCTTGGTCCTCAAACGGTTCAACAGTTACTAGGATGTGAGCCAGTGAGAACCAAAATCCCAATCGCTAAGACCTCAATTCCCAGACCCACCCACAAAGTCATCACTGGGTCAACTGCAAAAGTCTCATCTAACAAGGGAGGCATGAAAAAATAG